A region of the Pseudomonas sp. A34-9 genome:
ATCGGTATCGTGATTTTTCTGCTCAGTTACGTGGTGCCGCAGGTGGTGAGTGCGTTTTCCCAAGCGCGGCAGGATTTGCCGGGGCTGACCTTGGCGATGCTCAACGCGAGTGATTTCATCCGCAGTTGGGGCTGGCTCTGCGCCGGGATCATGGCCGGCGCGTTTTGGAGCTGGCGCCTGTATTTACGTAATCCGGCGGCGCGGTTGAGTTGGCATCATCGGGTGCTGAAGCTGCCGCTTTTCGGGCGTTTTATTCTCGGGCTGAACACCGCACGTTTTGCCTCGACGCTGGCGATTCTTGGCGGCGCCGGGGTGCCGTTATTAAGAGCACTGGAAGCTGCGCGGCAGACCTTGTCCAATGACCGCTTGAGTTTGAGCGTCACTGAGGCCACGGCCAAGGTGCGTGAAGGTGTGAACCTGGCGGCAGCGCTGCGCGTGGAAAACGTCTTCCCGCCGGTGCTGATTCACTTGATCGCCAGTGGCGAAAAAACCGGGTCGTTACCACCGATGCTTGAGCGAGCGGCGCAAACCCTGTCCCGCGATATCGAACGGCGGGCGATGGGCATGACCGCGCTGCTGGAGCCGCTGATGATTGTGGTGATGGGCGGGGTGGTGCTGGTGATTGTGATGGCAGTGTTGTTGCCGATCATTGAGATCAATCAGCTGGTCCAGTAGTGGTGTGTCTGAAATATTGATGGTGTCTGGGCTGGCCCCTTCGCGAGCAGGCTCGCTCCCACAGGGGAATGCATTTCAAATGTGGGAGCGAGCCTGCTCGCGAAGGGGCCAGTCAGGGCAACAAATAATCAATCTTTTTTCCACGACTTCAGCATCACCCGACCCTCGATTCCGCCATCCTCGGGTTCTCCTTTCTGTCATCTGCAACCACCCGCCAACGCCTCCAGCCCGATTCAACCAAACCCGCGATCCAGACGCTGCGCAGCATCCTCCAAACACCCGAGAAAATCCCTTCAGAAACAGCCCGCACCTCCCGAGGTTTTTTCCTTTATCTGTCACCGGAAACTGCGAATTTCTCAGTGCGACTTAACCAAGGCCAACGCTAGCGAGGGCCAGTTGAGTCCTCCCTGTGTCATGCAAGCCATCCGAAACCCTGTGTTCCCAAAACCAGTTGAAAAGGAGATTCTTCATGTTCAAGCGCACTCTGATCGCAGCTTCCCTGACCGTCGCTGCCCTGGCTTCCGCCCAGGCCATGGCTGCCAACGTAACCGGTGGTGGCGCGACTCTGCCTGCCGCTCTGTACAAAGGCTCTAGCAACAGCATCCTGCCAGCCAACTTCAGCTACGTCGGTACCGGTAGCGGCACCGGCAAGACTGCGTTCCTGACCAACAACTCGGCGCTGTTCAGCACCACCGGTTCGGTTCACTTCGCCGGTAGCGACTCGATCCTCAGCGCTTCGGAAATCAGCACCTACAACGCCAACTTCGGCGCTTCGTACGGCCCGCTGATCCAGCTGCCATCGGTGGCCACTTCGGTTGCCATTCCTTACAAAAAATCCGGTCAGACCGCTCTGAACCTGACCAGCGCTCAGCTGTGCGATGCCTTCTCCGGCGCCAAAACCACCTGGGGCGATCTGCTGGGCACTGCCGACACCACGCCGATCCGCGTTGTTTATCGCAACGTTTCCAGCGGTACTTCGGAAATCCTGACCCGTCACTTGAACTCGATCTGCCCGACCAAATTCGCCACCAACTCCACCTTCACCAGCGCTCGTCTGCCAGCCGGTTCGACCCTGCCTTCGAACTGGGTAGGCGTTGCCGGTACTGCTGACGTGGCCACTCAGGTCAACGCTGTTGACGGCTCCATCGGTTACGTCGGTCCGGACGGTGTGAACGCCGCCAGCAACGCAGTGGTTGCTCGCGTCAACGGCGTACAGCCAACCACCGCCAACGTTTCGCTGGCACTGGGTTCGGCTGCTCTGCCAACCACCCCTTCGAACCCTTCGCAGTGGGTACCGGTCGTTCCTAACCCAGCCAGCGGTTACCCGATCGTGGCTTACACCAACTTCATCTTCGGCCAGTGCTACAAGGACGCAACCGTGGCTGCTGATGTCAAAGCCTTCCTGACCACCCACTACAGCAACCCGGGCAACAACGCTGCCACCATCGCCCACAGCTTCACTCCGGTTCCAACCAACTGGAAAGCGGCTGTGACTGCCAACTTTGTCACCAACACCTCGGGCAACAACCTGGACATCAACAACGCCAGCGTCTGCAACGCTGTCGGTCGTCCTTTGTAAGCCTCGCTTCACGGCAATGAAATGGCAGCAGCCTTCGGGCTGCTGCCATTTTTTTTGGCCGATCTACTCCTCATTCATGAAGTTTGTGTGACATCCGTTCGGTCGCGGCCTTCGCCAACCGCCTATGTCGTAACAGCAGGGGCAAGCCGACCTGCGGCCTCGTGTGGCAAACAAAAAGGATCTCGTAGTGATGCTCGCTCGCCCATCCCGTCGCAGTACCCGTGTTCAGCCTCGGCAGCGCATGGCCGCCGATCCGGCGTTGTGGTTGCTCAAGCCCCTGGCGCAGGCGATTGCCTTGTGCCTGGTGGCGGGCAGTGCCGAGGCGGCGACCGCATTCAGTTCGGGATGGTTTGCCGCCAAGGGGGCGGCGCAACAGGCCGCCGCAGCACGCCCGAGCGTGGGCGGATTACCGGGGATGACGCCACCGCTGGCGCAGCAGCAAAAAGCCAGCCAGCAGTTGCAGCGCTCGATTCAGACTCTGAACAACACCGTAGCTGCGATTGCGGCGCAACAGGCAGCGCAGGCGGCCGGTCGTGCGGCGGCACTGGGCACGGTGCAGTTTGTGCCTGACGGTCTGGGTGAGGGCGGCCTGAAGGTCGACAACAGCCTCACGCAAGGTTGGCAGAACGCCAAAGGCCCGCAGCAGACTCAGGCCGACGGCAAGACTGCGGTGAAGATCGAGCAGACCGCCGACAAGGCGATTCTCAACTGGGAGACCTTCAACGTCGGGCGCAACACCACGGTCGAGTTCGCCCAGCAGTCAAACTGGGCGGTGCTCAACCGGGTCAACGACCCGAGCGCGCGGGCCAGCCAGATTCAGGGCCAGATCAAGGGTGACGGCACGGTGATGCTGATCAACCGCAACGGCATCGTGTTCAGCGGCACCAGCCAAGTCAACGTGCGCAACCTGGTGGCCGCAGCCGCCAACATCACTGATATCCAGTTCCGCGACCGGGGCCTGTATTTCGACAGCACCGGCAGCCAGCCGACGTTCACCGACGCGGCCGGCAAAGTGCTGGTGGAACGCGGTGCGTCCATCGAGACGGCGCGGCCGACCAAATCAACGGATGCCGGCGGCTATGCCTTGCTGCTCGGCAGCGAAGTGCAGAACGACGGCAGCATCAACACCGCCAAGGGCCAAACCGTGCTCGGCGCAGGCGATCGCTTTTACATTCGCAAAGGCTCGGGCACTGAAGGCAACGCCTTTTCCACGACGTTTGGTAACGAAGTCACGCCGGTCTTCAAGACTGGCAGCGCTGCCGGCAAGGTCAGCAACAACGGTCTGATTCAGGCCGCAACCGGCGACATCACCCTGACCGGCCACGAGGTCGAGCAAAGCGGCGTGTTGCTGGCCAGCACTTCGGTCGCGACTCGGGGCACGATCCACTTGCTCAATCCGGCCACCGATAACCAGGGCAGCGTGACGCTGGGGCAGGGCAGCGCGACGGCGATCCTGCTCGACAGCAGCGACCTGACCGCCCTCGACAG
Encoded here:
- the gspF gene encoding type II secretion system inner membrane protein GspF; translated protein: MNRYRFEAANATGKIESGYLEADSQGAAFSVLRGRGLTALSVHKESNVASHGGGGLFSAKLSDNDLAWATRQLASLLGASLPLEAALSATVEQAEKKHIAHTLSAVRADVRSGMRLAESLAARPRDFPEIYRALIAAGEESGDLAQVMERLADYIEERNNLRGKILTAFIYPGVVGLVSIGIVIFLLSYVVPQVVSAFSQARQDLPGLTLAMLNASDFIRSWGWLCAGIMAGAFWSWRLYLRNPAARLSWHHRVLKLPLFGRFILGLNTARFASTLAILGGAGVPLLRALEAARQTLSNDRLSLSVTEATAKVREGVNLAAALRVENVFPPVLIHLIASGEKTGSLPPMLERAAQTLSRDIERRAMGMTALLEPLMIVVMGGVVLVIVMAVLLPIIEINQLVQ
- a CDS encoding substrate-binding domain-containing protein, producing the protein MFKRTLIAASLTVAALASAQAMAANVTGGGATLPAALYKGSSNSILPANFSYVGTGSGTGKTAFLTNNSALFSTTGSVHFAGSDSILSASEISTYNANFGASYGPLIQLPSVATSVAIPYKKSGQTALNLTSAQLCDAFSGAKTTWGDLLGTADTTPIRVVYRNVSSGTSEILTRHLNSICPTKFATNSTFTSARLPAGSTLPSNWVGVAGTADVATQVNAVDGSIGYVGPDGVNAASNAVVARVNGVQPTTANVSLALGSAALPTTPSNPSQWVPVVPNPASGYPIVAYTNFIFGQCYKDATVAADVKAFLTTHYSNPGNNAATIAHSFTPVPTNWKAAVTANFVTNTSGNNLDINNASVCNAVGRPL